The Amyelois transitella isolate CPQ chromosome 7, ilAmyTran1.1, whole genome shotgun sequence genomic sequence GGTTCTGTGCTGGTGGGTTTTGGCGGGCGACAAGCTTGGCGTGGATATCGCAGTATAACTTCCCGTTCAAGTTGTAGTAACCCTGGTTCTTGAGGGAGGATCCACATGTCGAGCACTTGAAGCATTCCACGTGCAAGTTTTTATCCTTGATGCGCACGAATACGCCGCtatatgagaaaaaaaaatgctttataaaaaatctaatttaatttacctatcataattgtaatctctataaATTGATAGAtatttacatgcatacatatagacacgtctatctcccttgcggggtagacagagccaaaagttttgaaaagaatgataggctactttcagctttttggcttgatgatagaattgagattcatatagtggcagattgctagcccatcgcctaaaaggggaatactaagtttataagcctagatatttacatttgattttatttgttttctgcACGCCTACTTTATACAGACATAGACATGCTTACCAAAATATTCGTGCTATCGTTCAACTCTGCCAAGCGACAAAAACTGATGCATCTAAGGTGCAGCGAATAGTGCTTCGTGAACGAAGATCATGCTTAGTAAATGAATACTTAACAGCGCTGTTATAATCTCCTAACTACATGAAGATGGAATTACGAAGAAATGACGACAATTAGGTGATGATCAATGATATAATAACAATCATATAGCAAAAATATCGAAGAACTGTAGACATTGAGAAAGTCCTCATTTATGCTCGATATTTCTGCTAAAATTGTCACGGCTTCATCACTTCTTATAATTTACAGAAACTACTCGAAAGAAATGATAAAGGAAGCCGTAACGAGAAGAACATAGAACATACATCTACTTGACACTATAAAACAGGTCGACACGGTCGCAAACACGTCTACGCATTCCTTGAATCGCCTCTTACACAATATAGCGGTTACAGTCGGAGCAATAGGGTGTATCATTGACAACGGGCAGCGAGTCGTGGTGTGGCTGCGGTACGGCGGGCGCGCCCAGCGCTATGCGGCCGTCCGGGAGCACCTGGTGGCAGCCCACCGGGATACTAGGCCGATGCGGCAGCTCCGGCGTCAGCTGCTCCATGGCCGGCGTCTGCGTGCCTGCGGTGACGCACGGCGTGGGCGGTTTGGCCGGCGGCGGCTGGGGCGTGGACGTGACGCGCGGCGTGCGCGAGCGCGAGCGGTGCGTGCGGTGCAGGCTGCACGGCGTGCCCGCGCGCGCCACGCTCGCTCGCGAGTAAAAGTGAGACGGCTCTGCCGGTGCCGCAATACTTATTCATTATCACATTGCAGTTACTGGGTATGATTTAATCTATACAGTCTATACATATACAAGATCCCTCGGATGTCAGGGGGATATTAGTTCAAAGAAGGGAGACTTAGTCGAGACTAGGGCGGGGCAAGGTGTCACATGAACGCATTTTTGAACGATTGACCCGACTGAACCGAATCCCCGCGAATTTAGACCATCGAACGAGCTTGCGTTTGCCACCGTGTCGGCTACGATTCTCGTCCGACTTACGTGATGAGCCGTTCGCACTCCTCGCAAATGTTCTGTCCGGGTGGCAAGCCGCCGGTATTGTTGATGGGCGCGTCGGGCCGCGTCACGGGCGCTTGCACGTGGCGGAGCCCACTCACTGGCGACGCTGCGCTCTGGGTCACTTCTACTATATTTGCCAATTTGAGTTCTAttagtttttttgtaaatgggagtttattttatgttttaccaaattatgaaattataatgTGAAAAGTGAGACGAGcttttggaataaaaaaatcgttagACGTTAATCCATCCCCTATACACCCCTATAATAATAGGAGAGGAATATTGACGACTTAAATTGTAGGAAAATTTCATAAAGTGGACAATCTAGTCTAGGTAGATAAAATGGTTTTTACGTAGTTTGTGATCTGtgattattgtttaattattttttagaccATCGAACGACTGATAATGATTTATGTACAATGTACTTAGGaactatgtatgtttgaaaaataattatattatccaAACATTTCGGATAACATAGGATTGCGATGCAATTTGCATTGTTTTGAGGTAGAAAAGGCTGACGTTTACCTGGTTCTGGGTCGTTTTGTTCTTCTTGGAGAACCTTGAAAACTGCACTTTTCTCGGCGTCATaagttttttcatttttcttaaagtttactctgttaataaaaataaatatatatttaaacactaaataaaataattacacagGCAAAAAGGTAGGTACATGCGAATACTTCGAACGAAGGTAATTTTAAGGAATGCACTGTggaaatgcaaaaatatgaatacaaCATCCTTATGTACAAAATCATAACCATGTAAGATGCTTACACCTCAGAGCTAACACATGTCAGTAGTGTTAAATTAAACGATCTCTAAATCATTTGAAcgaagaaaaatttaattagctTTATTGCCAAATTAAATTTGAGAACCACAATTCCATACAAAGATTGATTGCTATTGGCTTCATAGAGACCGAAACCgtatttcttatataattaataccaGAAACCCAAAAGCATTGGAGATACTGAACATAGATTTTATATTGTCAAAAATCTGCCTATCCAAAAGAATATCTAGAATCTTTAATAAAACGAGATTCACCTGTAGCAGTATTATAAAAAGAGCCTTACCCTAGTACGCCGCCAGCAAGCACCTCTGTCTGTGCTGACAGGGTCTCGGCGATTGTCTTGTCGCTATACATGTTCACGGGCGTGTTGTACTGTTTGTTCACAATGCTTTTCACGGAGTCACTGCCGTTcatctgtattatttttttaaataaatctcgGAGATCCTTTGGTTAAATGTCTAAAGATATTTGCAATAACCTCACAACTTTCATGAAATGTATTGCCAACATGgccatttatttgttttaggaGATTTTGAGAATTTGCCCTACTTGCTTTTTATTGTATCcatatgcattttttttaataatgatagGTACTTACGTAGCCGAAGGGTTTTGCAACGTTGTTGTGTCCAGAGCCAAAGTTTCGGGTCGGTTGAGGATTGGCCTTGAGCGATGTGCTGGTAACAGGCAAAGGGGAGGCGCCGAGCGGCCTAGAGCCAGGCCTTGGCAGGCTGCCCGTTGGGGTCACGGATGGGCGCCAAGTTCCACCGCCACTGGCAAAATAAGACAATTTAATACCTTACAAtatctttttctatttggCATTAAACCGGTTACAACCTCATACTTCGTTAGAGAAGAAGCCGGGGTGTGCTTTTTGACCATGATGATTGGGCAAGTCAGTATTTACACGAAGCtgcctttgcaggggaacttaatccttttataatgtaaaagttGCAcagggccgtgtggttcccggcaccaataggaaaaaacaataggaccactccatctctctttcccatggatgacgtaaaagacgactaagaggtaggcttataatcttgggattctttttttaggcgatgagctagcaacctgtcactattttaatctcaattatatcttaaagccaaaaagctgaacgttttcaagactgttggctttgtttaccccgcaagggatatagacgtgattaatgtatgtaaaatatgtaaagttGCACTAGAGATGCGAACGCCTTTAACTCCCTCCCCTGGTCTTGCATTGTGGAGGCACTCCGATACCATGGGGTGCCGACCTACCTGCGTCGGGTCATCCAGGACTACCTCTCAGAGAGATGGATAATCTTCCCTGACCGAAACGGTTGGACGAAGAGTTCAATGACGCGCGGTGTTCCACAGGGTTCTGTCTTAGGACCGCTCCTGTGGAACATCGGTTACGATTGGGTGCTGCGGACGGTCACTCTGCCCTGGGTGGAGGTCGTCTGCTACGCGGACGACACACTCGTGACCGCCCGCGGTCGTGGGGGACGACCTTTCCCTGCCGGCTGTCGTGAGACAGATGGTCGACAGCGAGAGGTCGTGGACAGCAGTGCAGACCTTTGCGGAGAGCGTCATGCTCCGCAAAGAGGCGGCGGAAAGGGTGAGAGAGGACACGTCCGACCTCCCCATACGCCGCCGGCGCACTGGGCGCAGGAGGCGGGCATACGCCCTGCACCTGCTGCCCCCACAATAAGGGCCGGTCGGGCGGCGGAAACGGGATTCCGCTGCCTGGCGAAACGGCCCTGGGTCGAAGGCGCGCTTGTGCCAGGCGCGCCCTCCCCTAGCGGGTAGAATTGAAGGCCGACGGGTCACCCCGCTGGCCGCTCCGTGGAGAGCGGCCGAGCCGAGGCCGccgtggaagcggccgccgcgtcagGAGTACGAGCGAGGGCAGCTCACACTCCTGGCAAcgaagcggtaggcgatggcaccgtgtggttttagtgggttcaagccccacataacccgtccgacttcccgtagccggccgggtagacgaaggtctttccacacgttaaaaaaaaaaaaaaaaaaaaaaaagagatgcgaatggtcctattctaaagttccgGTGATATGTTGCTATTTATGGCAGAGGTTAAAAACTCTTCAATGCAGCTTTTTAAGTTCAGGAAAGCTCTGCACTGGTGGTTGTACTatcattttttctattaataataCTGTGATTGTACTGAAAAAcaattacctacctaataaATAATGGCGATGAGTCAGTTGACAACAACGTTAACTATTGTCATGAAACGCgtatagtaggtacttaagtacctatttcATGCCAAGTCATATTCcatttttattcgttaaacATACGACCTTTAGctactacaattttatttaatctcatGAAGTGTTCTTCAGAAATTCGTTCTAAGTTTCTATTTTGGATTTATTCAGTCTACCAAACAAACACAGTAACAGTATACTGTACACCAGAtgtattaacaatatttttttcatggaTTCTTAAGAACACAAGATCACCATCCTTAGAAACGGGAATGCgtccaaaaatatatttggtcCAAAATATTCACCGTTGCACGGTGAGCTCCAGGTTGCCCCCGGCGGCGCGGATGGCGTCCTGCGCGTCCTGGTGGCGCAACGTGTACACGTCGGTGTTGTTGACGCGAATCAGCGCGTCGCCTGCTTGCAAACCAGCGCGCTCCGCCGCGCTGCCGCCGTTGACCTGGTCACAAAGGCAGATTCATTACAATATGAACCTTAGATCAAGGGGAGAGATGATGATGTTATGACAGATTGGAATCTTGAAGTAAGACTGATCAGTAAGGATCATTCTTAGAATGGCTGCCAGTTAATGAATACTTAAAACCTTACATCCACGGCCTTTGAAACACTGCAGCCAAAATATCCTTCATGGGTGGCAAAGTGTAGCTGGGGCTCGATAGTAGCAAATAATTAGTATATATTATCCTAGATTAGACAATCTaggataacattttatttgtccATCGTTTGCACCTGACCACAGACCAGAATTCATTGCTTAAAAACTTTCATTCATAGAACTGGACCGCATATTATTTGACGTATGTGAAAAACCATATACCTATGTAATGTTTTTCATTCCTTTTAGAACATATTGTAACTTGTCTAGTGTcagctattttttatttaattgttctaCTATTCAAGTATTCGTAGGACACGCGTGAAATTTCCCGAATTTTAGATAATCTAGATATTAGGCGGGTCAGAAGTGTAAGCGGGCATTAGGTGCGGGAGGAAGCTGCGGGTGCGGTGATGATGTCATCATGAGATCAGCGCAAGTGCTGAAAATATATGCATAATTTTCTCATATGAGACGCATTATGTTAGTGAATATACATCTGATAAACTTAGTTCTTTTGCACTTCTAAACGTCACTTCACTTCGAATTCCATGTCCTTTCCTTCTTATAAAGTCTAAAGTCAGCATAggttttaaaacttatttcgACTAATGGAAATAATGGTCTTTCTTCGGAAAATTGTGTACTACTCTTTTACATTAACCAAATTGTAATTGAGACCTTTACGATTATCAATGATGAAAAATCTGTAGTCTaatcttttttcatttttacttataaagtactcttactttaaaatttatctttttatttctgtctCTTCatctattttcaatttaatgtaTTGAACTCATTACTTAATACGATTTATTGTTGCGATTATACAACGCCCacacaaattcaattttagtGTTATTCGTGAATATAAATAGCATTGGATCAAATAGCGCAAGAGTTACTAAGAGTTGGGTTACAGCCAATATGCTTTCAGTCATGTCACTTGTTAGTAGAAGTGTTACGCACATATCCAAACGAACGCTTGTTTCTATCATCGactacgacatccatataagatacaaacatttattataatccCGTCCATAATCTGTGATTTTAGTCAAAAAGTAGTTTTCAGTTACATAATCCCTACAgattgaacgtggcctttcagtcttttcaagacttttgggtctgtctacctcgcGAGTCATATTTAGATGTGatattatctatgtatgtacagatCTCTGGATTTTCACTTCATCACAAAAGGAAAATTTATATGAAGGTATAAAGCTCCCCCGGGCGTCGCTAGTTaactaggtacatataattttcAGTGTCGTTCTCGCCAATACTCATCTGAAAAGATTTATTCTTATGTATGTCGTTCACAAGAATATTTGGAATCTGAATAGactagttattttaaaaagattttcataCCTATAGACAAAGCTAGCGTTTAATTTGGAGctctttcaaataaatacgAGTACCTATACAATTCACATTCaacataggtatatgtactTAGAAGGGTTGTTATTACCTACAGTTATTAATTAGGTCTACCATTGTATCCTACATTGATACATATTAAACAAGCTGATCTGTTGTGTAAACCATTGAAGGTAGACTCTCTAACAAgtttttgattattaaaatgataaaaacgaTGGAAGTACCCTATCCCAAAAAGTAGAACGCGAttaaattttctcaaaaaattactgaaagtcaaataaattatgcaaataaatgcATACCTGTGTAATTACACTTCACCTTGCCACTCGTAAACACGTACTGCACAAACAGTAGCACTTCGTTATATATTCAGACTAAATTACTTCTAGACTCGCTCAGCTGGCACCGGCACACACGTTATCGTCAATAGTTGTCGAGTCAATAACAACATATGTTTGGAGTTTGTCCTTAGTAATGCCCTCTCCCCTCCCTTTCAGCTGTGAACAGCCTCCTTCCGGTGCCAGGCGCTCGACACTGACCTTCAGTGTCTGCCGATCCTGGCAAAGAGTATCTACAATGACTGAACGCATGAAGAAAGCTTAAGAGAAGGTGTGTTTATCTTTGTGtgttcataattataaaattatttcaatacctACTCTTAGAAACGTACGTATAAAATTACGCATAGAAAATAATTGAAGTtcaaaaataaagagattCTCCGCATACTAGAGAAGTATTACCATATCAAATTAACCGCCCAAATGATgcttatttttcatatatttgtgaaatatatcatataaatgtatgtaacttgAAAACTCGAAGAATGTTATTTACTTACTCTATTGTAACTCGTATGACATcgaatttatattgttatgcAAATAGGAATCATGCATGTCTTATCGCTTGAAAGTATATagatactttataatatattttatttaacagttAGATGTTTGTAGTTGAAGATAATAGGTTGCATATcagtattttgtaataatattgtaatctttttaattttatgttatttcttAACAAGTCGCGCATTACTTGTTATAAATTCTCAATATTATACAGAATTGCGTTTCCTACACTAACCGCAATATTGAGCCATTAATTGATGCCACTTTGTAAGAAAAGTCGAAACTCTACATTTCTATAAGATTCTTTGTGTGCCATGTAAACTCTGGAATCTTACCCGCTAGTTACTAAGTTCCTTATATGAAGCTGGATTTAtctgaataaatctattatgtCTCTCTCTTGCTCCTCCCTCAAAGATTTATATTCTATCCCACTAGTCCTACTTTGTCGTCCTAACAATGTGTGGACAAGTGGTATGATTATACCCATCCAGCGTCTTTCTGCAATCTAAATTATGTTGTTGGACCGCTTAGTGGGTGGTATCCCTATGCGTTTATGTTATGTATCGTCTGTTATTTCCTTCATGTTCTTTGACTTGTCCTCTTTATGGCGCCGCACGCGCTGTCCATATATGGCAGCTGAACTACGGACAAGAAAAGAACGAGAAATTATATGCAGCTGCGCCGCCGCATCGCCACGATGCcataattctttttctttatatgGGGTATTTATGTTCTCACAAAAAGCGGTACCATCAAATTATACAATTGGACACAAACATTCTTGTGGAAACCCGACTTTTCTTTTGAACTTCCAGGCGTTTTGAAGGCGATTAATATTATAGGTCATCATGAATTCAATGAATGTAACATTTTTACGAAAATTACCtagattttgatttgaaaccAACGCATTCGTATATATCAATTAATCGGATTAGTCATCAAGAGACCAGGTCAATCATCGGAAATCTAACAACGGGTAATTAGAAAATAGCAGTGGCGATACCTAATCCACAAAAGGCGTTGTTGTCGCCGCACCGTGTtctaatttcaaaacaaatccCTGCCAGTACGTGACTCAGATTGTGTTCGGAACAAGCAGACCAGTTGCGTAACCATCAGCAGCCTGTTTTGTCTGAGGTTCTGCCTAAAAGTGAATCTGGCTTATTTAGGACATAAAGCGTCATAAAGCACTACTTAGCTTTACAGTAGCTGTGTCCATACGCTGGCCAAATATTGCTAGCAATTCAATGCCACGATTAAAAGATTAGCTGCAACTTTATCCGTAAAAAACAGTATATGTTCTTATAGGACATAATGTCGCAGCGGCTTACTCCCAATATGGAAATCAGCTTATACTTGCACATATGTATAAGACTATAATGTTACATCTGTTTAAGGAACGTAAATAGACACCATAAGAAAACATCATCatgttattattacttatatgaGTCTGGGACGAGCGTTATTTTATAGCCGATGCAGGAGTGAAAGTATTGGTGACGCAATCCCTCCAGGAATGCAGTCTTAAAACCTGTCTCGATTAGAGGGACGTCCCAGTGCTCTCCCAAGTTCGCGAAGAATTATTTCTACTCTTATATTTATCTTAACGTAGGCTAAATGTAATACCTAAGTATACGTATAGGAGGCTTTTTCAGTTATTTAGTACTTCCGAGAAACATTAGAGTTCACTTCCGATAACcttcaagaaaaataaatgaatgaataaatataacgCATCGCTTTAAGGAAGTTAACTGAATTTTTAAAGGATATTAGAAAAGACGATGTATGTGTGGTCGGTACTTTCAAGTTGGATGtaattttgtacttaaaaatGTCAGTACCGTGTATAATTACGGAGAAAGTCAAGGTCTTCCGACAAAGTACTCATGAGAAAATGTCTGGATGCACGTGCCCGACTCCGTGTTATGTGATGAGCTATATTGAGTGATGCACGCGGCACCACGCTTGTACTTACCTTACTTATCCTTCAACAGGCAAACGTAAACATAACATGTACTAagacgtgaaaaaaaaaatgcagttTGCGTCCTTTGATGAACATTTATATGCGCATATAATCGAAGATTTGAggcataaaaaaatcatatgaTTGAAGTCTCCGATTAGTTGTTATAAGAAAGTAAGaaaattagataaaattatttatatatataatgtttgCGACTGCCAATACTTGAATCTTGTATCAATTGAAGTCTATATTTTCGGGACTAGCTTAGCTGCCCACCACGGCTGTTTCTATGGTATGCACCATCTATacttctatactaatattataaagctgaagagtttgttttgtttgtttgtttgtttaaacgcgctaatctcagaaactactgaaccgatttgaataattctttcactgttagatagtctatttatcgaggaaggctataggctacattttatcccagatttcctacgggaaacgtcaacaatgcaggtgaaagttgaatgagtcggccatctgcgagctttccacgcgaacgctgcgcaaaccaacaaagatatagtaaaacaatgtactaaagatgtgaagtactcattttttgccacaaaaaagtccgcgagagcatatatctatctcttaaggtttacttacaataaccacttttatgttaattttttaagattattttttcattataaacataagttattttgaaaccaattttctttaatccagtattaatccttatcaaaataaatatgtttattactttcggcttttcatgtagactaaaattgccatttacagtatataaatcagacgaataggttttgagatatagtcgttataagcaatttgcagcgaaacatttaatacggcgaaccagcgttcttcctaatacgcgtgaccgcctgcaaaaataaatatgatgcccaaaataactatttcacgcggacgaagtcgcgggcacagctagtaaatgatatagacatacatatcgtTTGCACATAGCCTCcgcaaacaataaaacatcCGCAGACAATCATGATCAGTTTAGTATTTCAAGTATTGCCGAAGAAAATCTTTGGAAATAGTTTattaacaaacaatcaaaGCTACATACCTTCCCTACGTTCCATATTCGGCGGTCACTAATCTGTTAAAATCTGTGTCTTTTCACATCCATCTAGTTCAATTATAGATAGCAACCCATGGACAATATCTCAAACAGAAGTACCGTTAGTTCATCATCGCTATGGTTGCCATTGACATTGTTTAGCCGAAAGTTGTTCTAATCTAAAATGTACAGCGACTATACCAATATATTTGCCACGAGCTTTCATTATAAGTATCTACTTAGCGCGATTAATTTTCGGATTAAATTCAGtcgatgatattttttatataggtacttaagtacctattcacAAAGATCTGCAAAACTTATTAAGTGCGGTCAAATACATGAAACGAGCTTTGGTACCTAGTAATAGAAGTTTGAATTTCTAgtcacttttatttatttatttacttaaggtCTACAATCTATAACATCGgccaaattaatatttaaacttaacaCTATGATCTGAATTGGAACTCAAACACACCCAgcatagttattattatagcaaaatacacaaaaaaaaatttaaacccaAAATCTGGTGTTACCAAAACTAGAACACTACACCAAAAACAGAGTGAAGATACATATCAAAGTCTTATTTTAAACCTTGATATGCACTGATACAtcttaaacaaacaaattattacttattaaataatactttgtTTCTTATAActaggtacatattatatattttttttattttactgtatctcattttatgatgaaatttgtcCAGTTTTTAAACTAAGTATATCATATAGCATTAGTTCTCAAGATTTCTACGAACGTAATATAATGTCCCACTTCACATGTCTAAATGCCACACCTGGGAACCTAGTTCAAATAGGATAATTTGTTTCAGATAATGTTAATTCTCGGCACTAACTGTTATGGTAACACCGACTATCTGATACATACAGCGAACTGGATTTAGGTCGACAATGATAAACGGGAACAGTTTCGCAATATTGTTGGAACACTTTACCATACATTATAACATGACTtgattatttaatacaattacATATACTAAACTAGCGTCCCTTTGCCTTCGCATAGACTTAGTTTTTATTGTTGGTAGTGGACCACTCCAATTTGCTGATAGTGTTATCgactttttacataaatactatcaagcacgtctttttcccacgggtaggcagagactatggattacCATATTTTACGATCCCTACAGACCTCTCTTACTTACTGCACATGTGGTAGTGTTTCACCACTTTCGACAATACCGGTAGGTTCTTCTAACACATGCATTTGCCACCCTCAATTGTTTTTAGAATTATGATAAAGCTATTACTTTTCTGCGAATTTACAAGCGCTTACCGATCGTTCAAACTTTAGCGTAGAATTAAAAACTCTAAGTAGATATTAGCATTATCGCTTTTTCCTTTAACCTGggcattaataattttgtttgtccTTAAACTCTAATAGTGTCAAAGCTTAAGTATAATGGAGGTCAAATAACTGTCAATGAGTTTGTAAAAGCATTATATGATACTGACTTAACTAATCGGGCGACCATATGAACAGTCATTTTgaagtcaataaataaatgtgttggCCCGTTATTCTGTTGGTA encodes the following:
- the LOC106131377 gene encoding PDZ and LIM domain protein Zasp isoform X5, with the translated sequence MAQLITVRLNKSDQQPLGFRLQGGKDFGTPLVVQKVNGGSAAERAGLQAGDALIRVNNTDVYTLRHQDAQDAIRAAGGNLELTVQRGGGTWRPSVTPTGSLPRPGSRPLGASPLPVTSTSLKANPQPTRNFGSGHNNVAKPFGYMNGSDSVKSIVNKQYNTPVNMYSDKTIAETLSAQTEVLAGGVLGVNFKKNEKTYDAEKSAVFKVLQEEQNDPEPEPSHFYSRASVARAGTPCSLHRTHRSRSRTPRVTSTPQPPPAKPPTPCVTAGTQTPAMEQLTPELPHRPSIPVGCHQVLPDGRIALGAPAVPQPHHDSLPVVNDTPYCSDCNRYIVGVFVRIKDKNLHVECFKCSTCGSSLKNQGYYNLNGKLYCDIHAKLVARQNPPAQNLEPITVPPGGRVPTNAYSTPLPPLATNNNYLNGSQSMFSPSSNFSGPKPFGSSIGSAYSPSLSPRSAPMSPARPVAAPVAPAAVPHSVPLSTQSAHAPFAPSSSVGAAARGKTFGVSSAPKRGRGVLNKAAVPGSRVPLCASCNGNIRGPFITALGRIWCPEHFICVNATCRRPLQDIGFVEENGQLYCEYCFEQYIAPACDKCHAKIKGDCLNAIGKHFHPECFNCVYCGKLFGNNPFFLEDGLPYCEADWNELFTTKCFACGFPVEAGDRWVEALNNNYHSQCFNCTVCKKNLEGQSFFAKGGRPFCKIHAR